One Magnetococcales bacterium genomic window, ATGGTGATGACGATGGCGGCAATGATGACTCCAGGGATGGATCCAAGCCCTCCCAGAACGACGATCGCCAGAATCAGGGCCGACTCGAAGAAAGTGAAGGACGTTGGATTGACGAATCCCTGGGAGGCGGCAAAAAAGACGCCACCGATACCACCGATCATCGCCCCGAGGGCGAAAGCGGACAGTTTGACGGTGACATGGTTGATCCCCAGGGAGCGGCAGGCGATTTCGTCTTCACGCAAGGCCTCCCAGGAACGTCCCAGGGGCATGTTCTTCAGTCGCGTGACCAGAAAGATGGTGGCGAGGACGACCATGAACAGGACCAGATAGATGAACACGATCCGATGATTGGCGGAATAGTCGATCCCCAGGAATTCATGGACGGGGATGCTTCCCTCTTTGGCGCGGCGGGTGAATTCCAGCCCCGGAAGGGTGGGACCCGGAACCCGGACCCCGTTGGGACCACCGGTGAAGGAGACCCAGTTGTTCAGGACCAGACGGATGATTTCGCCGAACCCCAGGGTGACGATTGCCAGATAGTCGCCGTGCATGCGCAGAACGGGGAACCCCAGAACCACCCCGAACCCGGCGGCCAACATTGCCCCGAGCGGCAGCGACGACCAGAATCCCAACCCCAGATATTCGTGTCCCAGGGCATAGCCATAAGCGCCAACCGCATAGAAGGCGACAAAGCCAAGATCGAGCATCCCCGCCAGACCGACGACAATGTTCAATCCCAGGGCCAGAAGAACGTAGATCAGGGCGAGAATGGCGACGGTCAACCAATATTTGTTGAGGAAAAACGGCAGCACCCCGCCAACAATCATTGGAAGGGCCATCAAGATGGCGCCCTTTGGCAAGGTCCGAGTGGATCGGCTTAGGGATGATTGATCGACCGCAAAATCAAAACCCTGGGGGCAATCCCCCAGACCCCTTTTTTCTTTCAATAATTTTCCAAAACTGTGCCACCAACGGACGGCAAGAATACCTGAGTGAAACAAAAAAGCGGCCAGTGCCAGGACAAGGGGAGGCTGCCAGTGGAAACTGAAAAAATAACCGTCCAGGACCACTCCGGAGATGGGAAGGGTCAGAATCCAAACGAGGAACCCCGTGGCCAGGGGGTGAAAGAGTTTGTTTCCCATCGCCTCACACCTTCGTGACCATGGGTTGGCCCAGGAGTCCGCTCGGACGAAAGATCAGCACCAGGACCAGGAGCGCAAAAGCAAAGACATCCTTGTAGTCGGTATTGACGAACCCCGAGAAGAACGATTCGGACAGCCCGAGGATCAATCCCCCGAGCATGGCCCCCGGAAGGGAACCGATGCCACCGAGGACAGCGGCGGTAAAGGCCTTGATGCCGGTGATGAATCCGATATGAAAATCGAAGGAGCCATAGTTGAGACTGACGAGAACCCCCGCCACCGCCGCCATGGCGGCGCCGATGACGAAGACGATGGAGATGATGCGATCGGTATCGATGCCAAGCAACGCGGCCATCGTCAGGTCCTGTTCGGTGGCGCGACAGGCACGACCCAGGGAGGTACGGTGCATGATGAAGGTCAATACCGCCATGCCGAGGAAAGCGACGACGATGATGAGTAATTGCACATGGGTGATCTGGACCGATCCCCCCGCCGAACCGATGGGAAGGATGAAGGATCCTTGCATCAGGCTGGGAATTCCCTGGGACCGGGCCCCCTGGGAAAGGCGAACATAATTTTGCAGCACCAGGGACAGACCGATGGCGGTGATCAGAGGCGCCAGACGGTTGGAACCGCGCAAAGGCCGATAGGCGATCCGTTCGGCGAACCAGCCATGGAGCGCCGTGACCAGAAGGGTGAAAAACAGCACGAAGACGAGGGTTGCCGGAATCGAAGTGATGCCGGCAAACTGGGCCAGGGCGAGAAAGATGGCGGTCAGATACGCCGACACCATGTAGATTTCACCATGGGCGAAGTTGATCATGCCGATGATGCCATAAACCATGGTATAGCCGATGGCGATGAGTCCATAGGTCGCCCCGAGGATCAAGCCATTGATCGCCTGTTGGGCAAGGATGGTGGCATCCATGATCAAAGCCAAGCCAACGCATCCGTGATCAGGGCACGACCTCGTCGTAGGTCCCCTTGTCATTCCATCGGTACATCACATAATCGGAAGTTTTCAGGTCCCCTTTGACATCCCAACCCTTGGGTCCCATGACGGTGGGAACCTCATGAGCATGAAGCCATTTGGCCATGGCCACCCCATCGGTCCCTCGGGTTGCCTCGATGGCGGCGGCGATGATTTGCAGGGTGGCGTAGGAGTAGAGGGTATACCCTTCCGGTTCGAATCCAGCCTTGCGCAAACGATCGACGACCTCCTGTCCTTCCTTGATTTTTCTTGGATCGCGGCCAAAGGTCATATGGACCCCATCGGCATAGGCAGGCCCCCCGGCGGCGATGACAAATTCCTCCGAAACGATCCCATCCCCCGAAACGAGCGGCGCCTTGAGCCCCTGTTCCTTCATCTGTCGCACCAGGGGACCCGCCTCGTTGTGCAATCCACCGAAATAGACCGCATCGGCATGGAGCGATTTGAATTTGGTGACCAGAGCGTTGAAATCCTTTTCCCCCCGGGTCAGCCCCTCGTACAGGATCTCCTTTTTACCCAACCGTTGCAGTTGCGCACGCATGGCATCGGCCAGTCCCTGACCGTAGGTGTCCTTGTCGTGGATCACGGCGATGGCCTGGGCCTTGAGTTTCTGGACGATAAAATCCGCAGCGGCAGACCCCTGTTGATCGTCGCGGCCACAGGTGCGAAACAATGTCGCGATCCCCCGTTCGGTCACCATGGGATTGGTCGAGGCGGGGGTGATGTGCAGGATCCCCGCTTCGGCATAGACCTCGGAGGCGGGGATCGTCGATGACGAACAGAAATGCCCGATCACCGCCTGGACCCCGTGCCGATCGACCAGTTGATTGGCCACTGCCAGGGCCTGTTTCGGCTCACAGGCATCGTCTCCCTTGAACAATTGTATTTTCTTTCCGACAATCCCGCCGGCGGCATTGATATCGTTGGCCGCCTGTTCCGCCCCGCGCCACAATTGCGCACCAAAGGCGGCATAGGCCCCGGTAAAGGGTCCCGCGACCCCGATGGCGATCGTCTCCTCCGCATAGGCCGAAGAGACCATCAAAACCATCAGAAAAAGAACCCAGCCGCCGTACACTTTTCCTTTCATCGAATTCTCCCCTGTCACGCATCGCGGTACCGCAACGTCATTTCATTTCGAAACTTGCACCATGTTTCCCCGAAGAAGACCGATGTACCATGAATCGGTTAATGAAGACCAGGAAATCATTTTGCCAGAAGTCTTCCAAGGTCTTTTTTTTATTATACCCATTTTCCAGGACAGCCATTGCGTTTCGTGGATGGACCCCTACCTTACCCATCATGGAATGAACAAGTTTTGGCGCGATTTCAGGAGACCGTCTCATGAAGGAAGAACGTCTGACGACCAAATCACGGGAAGGGATTCAACAGGCGATGGGACTTGCGGCGGGGTTGGGACATCAACACCTGGAGCCCGAGCATCTGTTACAGGCATTTTTGGACCAAAAGGACGGTCTGGTTCGCCCCATCCTGGAGAAGGGAGGCATGTCCATCGACCGTCTGTCGGGACAACTGGCGGGACTTTTGAAAAAATTTCCCAAGGTGGGTGGATCGGGGGTCAGCCAGGTTCTTTTTTCGCGGCGGATGCAGGGCATCTGGAACGATGCCCAATCCCTGGCAGATAAGATGCGGGACGAATATGTCTCCACGGAACATTTTCTTCTGGCGATGTCCCGTGACAACGAGGGCGAACTGGGACGAATCCTGAAAGCTGGAGGGCTTGACCATTCGGCCATCGAAAAAATCATCGAGCAGTTGCGCGCCGGGCGGAGGATTGTGTCGCAGGATCCCGAGTCGGGGTTCCAGGCGTTGGAAAAATACGCCCGTGACCTGACCGAACTGGCGCGGAAGGGAAAACTCGATCCGGTCATCGGACGCGATGAAGAAATCCGCCGCACGATTCAGGTGCTGTCACGTCGGACCAAGAACAATCCGGTCCTGATCGGCGAACCGGGCGTGGGCAAGACGGCGATCGTGGAGGGATTGGCGTTACGGGTCATCCGGGGAGATGTCCCCGATGCGCTGAAGGACATTCGGATTGCGGCCCTGGACATGGGGGCTTTGATCGCGGGGGCGAAATATCGTGGCGAGTTCGAGGAACGGTTGAAAGGGGTATTGCGGGAGGTTGGGGAATCGGACGGAAAGGTCATTTTGTTCATCGACGAAATGCATACCCTGGTCGGGGCGGGCCGGACCGATGGCGCCATGGATGCGTCCAACCTGTTGAAGCCGGCCCTGGCACGCGGCGATCTTCATTGCGTGGGGGCGACCACCCTGGACGAATATCGCAAACATGTCGAAAAGGATCCCGCTCTGGAACGTCGTTTCCAGCCGGTAATGATTGGTGAACCCGGAGTGGAAGACACCATATCGATTCTGCGTGGCATCAAGGAGAAATACGAATTGCATCATGGAGTCCGCATCACCGATGGGGCGATCGTGGCGGCGGCCACCCTGTCGGACCGTTACATTTCCGACCGTTTTCTTCCCGACAAGGCGATCGATCTGATCGACGAGGCGGCGGCGGGAATCCGCATGGAGATGACCTCCAAGCCCCAGGAAATCGATGAAATCGACCGCAAGGTGTTGCAACTTGAAATCGAGCGCATGGCGCTGTCCAAGGAAGAGGATCCCGGCGCCCGGGAACGTCACGCCAAGGTTGAACGGGAACTGGCCAACCTCAAAGAACGCTCGGTGGCATTGACGGCCCGATGGCAGCGGGAAAAGAGCGCCATCGACCATTTACGGTCCATTCAGGAACAATTGGAACAGGCGCGCATCGAGCTGGACGGAGCGGAGCGCCGTGGTGACCTTGCCCAGGCCGGAGAACTCAAATATGGCCGCATCCCCGAGTTGGAACGACGCCTGGGCCAGGAACGACCGGGTAACGGACCATCCGCCGAATCCCATCCCCGATTGTTGCGGGAACAGGTCGGGGAGGAAGATGTCGCCCTGATCGTGGCGCGATGGACCGGGATTCCTGTATCGCGGATGCTGGAGGGAGAGCGGGCCAAACTCATGGACATGGAACGGCGCCTGGGCCAGAGGGTGGTCGGGCAACGCTCGGCCCTGACGGCGGTATCACGGGCGGTGCGGCG contains:
- the clpB gene encoding ATP-dependent chaperone ClpB yields the protein MKEERLTTKSREGIQQAMGLAAGLGHQHLEPEHLLQAFLDQKDGLVRPILEKGGMSIDRLSGQLAGLLKKFPKVGGSGVSQVLFSRRMQGIWNDAQSLADKMRDEYVSTEHFLLAMSRDNEGELGRILKAGGLDHSAIEKIIEQLRAGRRIVSQDPESGFQALEKYARDLTELARKGKLDPVIGRDEEIRRTIQVLSRRTKNNPVLIGEPGVGKTAIVEGLALRVIRGDVPDALKDIRIAALDMGALIAGAKYRGEFEERLKGVLREVGESDGKVILFIDEMHTLVGAGRTDGAMDASNLLKPALARGDLHCVGATTLDEYRKHVEKDPALERRFQPVMIGEPGVEDTISILRGIKEKYELHHGVRITDGAIVAAATLSDRYISDRFLPDKAIDLIDEAAAGIRMEMTSKPQEIDEIDRKVLQLEIERMALSKEEDPGARERHAKVERELANLKERSVALTARWQREKSAIDHLRSIQEQLEQARIELDGAERRGDLAQAGELKYGRIPELERRLGQERPGNGPSAESHPRLLREQVGEEDVALIVARWTGIPVSRMLEGERAKLMDMERRLGQRVVGQRSALTAVSRAVRRSRAGLGDPNRPIGAFMFLGPTGVGKTELAKALAEFLFDDENALVRLDMSEYMEKHAVARLVGAPPGYVGYDEGGQLTEAVRRKPYCVVLLDEIEKAHADVFNILLQVMDDGRLTDGQGRTVSFKNSVVIMTSNLGSDLLGQLMGAGEGEENRKALEGLLKRQFRPEFINRLDEVIHFHPLQRSDLGEIVTVQLQRLTTLLSSRNITLELDNAARDHLAMTGYDPEFGARPLKRIIQRLLQDRLAEALLSGQLREGDQVRMKLVGEELLMTTDR
- a CDS encoding branched-chain amino acid ABC transporter permease LivH (LivHMGF is the membrane component of the LIV-I/LS branched-chain amino acid transporter); the encoded protein is MDATILAQQAINGLILGATYGLIAIGYTMVYGIIGMINFAHGEIYMVSAYLTAIFLALAQFAGITSIPATLVFVLFFTLLVTALHGWFAERIAYRPLRGSNRLAPLITAIGLSLVLQNYVRLSQGARSQGIPSLMQGSFILPIGSAGGSVQITHVQLLIIVVAFLGMAVLTFIMHRTSLGRACRATEQDLTMAALLGIDTDRIISIVFVIGAAMAAVAGVLVSLNYGSFDFHIGFITGIKAFTAAVLGGIGSLPGAMLGGLILGLSESFFSGFVNTDYKDVFAFALLVLVLIFRPSGLLGQPMVTKV
- the livM gene encoding high-affinity branched-chain amino acid ABC transporter permease LivM, whose translation is MGNKLFHPLATGFLVWILTLPISGVVLDGYFFSFHWQPPLVLALAAFLFHSGILAVRWWHSFGKLLKEKRGLGDCPQGFDFAVDQSSLSRSTRTLPKGAILMALPMIVGGVLPFFLNKYWLTVAILALIYVLLALGLNIVVGLAGMLDLGFVAFYAVGAYGYALGHEYLGLGFWSSLPLGAMLAAGFGVVLGFPVLRMHGDYLAIVTLGFGEIIRLVLNNWVSFTGGPNGVRVPGPTLPGLEFTRRAKEGSIPVHEFLGIDYSANHRIVFIYLVLFMVVLATIFLVTRLKNMPLGRSWEALREDEIACRSLGINHVTVKLSAFALGAMIGGIGGVFFAASQGFVNPTSFTFFESALILAIVVLGGLGSIPGVIIAAIVITILPEVLRDFSDYRVLVFGLAMVIMMIWRPRGLVRSVRPVFREHVR
- a CDS encoding branched-chain amino acid ABC transporter substrate-binding protein, translated to MKGKVYGGWVLFLMVLMVSSAYAEETIAIGVAGPFTGAYAAFGAQLWRGAEQAANDINAAGGIVGKKIQLFKGDDACEPKQALAVANQLVDRHGVQAVIGHFCSSSTIPASEVYAEAGILHITPASTNPMVTERGIATLFRTCGRDDQQGSAAADFIVQKLKAQAIAVIHDKDTYGQGLADAMRAQLQRLGKKEILYEGLTRGEKDFNALVTKFKSLHADAVYFGGLHNEAGPLVRQMKEQGLKAPLVSGDGIVSEEFVIAAGGPAYADGVHMTFGRDPRKIKEGQEVVDRLRKAGFEPEGYTLYSYATLQIIAAAIEATRGTDGVAMAKWLHAHEVPTVMGPKGWDVKGDLKTSDYVMYRWNDKGTYDEVVP